The following is a genomic window from Adhaeribacter radiodurans.
CTAACGGCCCGGGTTGCTGTGAACCGCTACTGGCAGAATTTATTTGGGGTGGGGTTGGTAAAAACCGCTGAAGATTTTGGCAACCAAGGCGAAATGCCCAGCTACCCGGAACTGCTCGACTGGTTGGCCGTTACGTTTCAGCAGGATTATAACTGGGATGTGAAGCGCCTGGTTAAATTAATGGTGCTATCGGCCACTTACCGACAAGATTCACATACCCGTCCGGAATTGCGGGAACTCGATCCGGAGAACCGCTTGCTAGCTCGTGGCCCGGCTACTCGCCTTTCCGCCGAAATGTTGCGCGATAATGCTTTAGTAGCTAGTGGTTTATTAAATGACAAAATTGGCGGCAAAAGCATAAAACCCTACCAACCCGAAGGATTATGGGAAATTAATAGCATGAAATACGAGCCCGATTCCACGGCTGAGGCGTATCGCCGAAGCCTTTACATAGTAGTAAAACGATCAGTGCCGAATCCCACGCTTGGCACCTTCGATGCCCCTACTCGGAGTAGTTGCATTGTACGGCGGCAGCGTACCAATACCCCTTTGCAGGCTCTGGTTACTCTTAACGATCCTACTTTTCTGGAAGCGGCGAAAGTTTTAGGCGAGCGCATGACCAAAGAAGCCAATACCCGACAGGCCATTATTCAAACATACCGCCAACTTACAGGCCGAACGCCGCAGGAACCGGAAGTAGCCTTGTTGCTGCGCCTGCAGGAAAATCAATATATAAAATTTAAAAATAAGCCTAACAAAACCAGTGGCTGGCTGCAAGCAGGCATGTACCCAACCAGTAAAAAGCTGGAACCAGCCTTGATTGCTGCTAATGCCGTAGTAGCCAGTACTATTTTAAATTCCGATGCTACTATAACCAAACGTTAAGCTCCATGAAACCGCACCACCACCACCACGACGAACCATTCCGTTTGCAAACGCCAGAATTTACTGATTTAAACCGCAAGCTAGACCGACGTAATTTTTTGCTGCGCACCGCTTCGGGTTTGGGAGCCGTTGCACTGGGCGGTTTATTGGGTAACTGGACGCTGGGAGCTGCTCCGCGCGAAAAAGAACTGGAAGCCATTCGCCAGAGAGTTGCGCCAAAGGCTAAAAGAGTAGTTTATTTGTTTATGGCCGGCGGACCTTCGCAACTGGAAACTTTCGATTACAAACCTCAGCTACAGAATATGCTGGGTAAAGGCTTGCCCGATTCCGTACGAAAAGGGCAGCGACTCACCGGGATGAGTGCCAACCAGGCAATCTTACCCATTGCTCCTTCGTTGTACAAATTCGGGCAGCACGGTAAAAACCAAACCTGGGTGAGTGAATTATTGCCTTACACGGCCAAGGTTGTAGATGAGTTATGCATTATTAAATCGGCCTTTACCGAGCAGATTAACCACGATCCTGCCATTACTTTTTTTCAAACGGGTCACCAATTACCTGGTCGCCCTAGCATTGGATCGTGGGTAAGTTACGGTCTGGGATCAGAAAATCAGAATCTACCTGCTTTTATTGTTTTGGTATCGAAGGATGCTGCGAAAGATCAACCACTTTACGCTCGTTTGTGGGGCAATGGCTTCTTGCCATCAGAATACCAGGGAGTACAGTTCCGTTCGGGTAAAGATCCGGTGTTGTTTTTAAATAACCCCGAAGGTTACGATGGTACCGACCGGCAGGAAATGCTCGATTACCTTACTCAGTTAAACAAATTGCAAAACGAAAGCTGGGGCGACCCGGAAGTAAATGCCCGGATGGCGCAGTACGAAATGGCTTTCCGGATGCAAACGTCGGTGCCGGAGGTAATGGATACTACGCACGAACCAGATG
Proteins encoded in this region:
- a CDS encoding DUF1501 domain-containing protein, whose protein sequence is MKPHHHHHDEPFRLQTPEFTDLNRKLDRRNFLLRTASGLGAVALGGLLGNWTLGAAPREKELEAIRQRVAPKAKRVVYLFMAGGPSQLETFDYKPQLQNMLGKGLPDSVRKGQRLTGMSANQAILPIAPSLYKFGQHGKNQTWVSELLPYTAKVVDELCIIKSAFTEQINHDPAITFFQTGHQLPGRPSIGSWVSYGLGSENQNLPAFIVLVSKDAAKDQPLYARLWGNGFLPSEYQGVQFRSGKDPVLFLNNPEGYDGTDRQEMLDYLTQLNKLQNESWGDPEVNARMAQYEMAFRMQTSVPEVMDTTHEPDEVFELYGPESRDKGTYAANCLLARKLLEKDVRFVQLYHQGWDHHGSLPKGMDKQCKQIDRATAGFIIDLKRRGLLDDTLVVWGGEFGRTVYSQGKLAANDYGRDHHPRCFTMWMAGAGVKAGFSYGQTDDFSYNIVKDPVHVHDFQATLLHLMGVDHEQLTYKYQGRRFRLTDVEGKVVKAILT